A genomic stretch from Mycosarcoma maydis chromosome 3, whole genome shotgun sequence includes:
- a CDS encoding uncharacterized protein (related to aminotriazole resistance protein): MSSPGTSMVEAVDSPSEHHAFSTPPPPPLYNAGRLGKIRQFGGVVTLCLAMLLTQAALGQSVLTIRSIARTFDVEHSDGQQSWFAAAFSLTVGTFVLPAGRIGDIVGHKPNVILGYAILSLWSLLAGLSHYTKSYVFFDICRAMQGLGCAVLLPNSLAIMGRIFAPGTYAKYLSFSFFAATAPNGFLISAVFTTLMDMNDSMGWWWGFYVMTITAALLAVVCAFVLPNEDEMRAVSASWKLNSKDEGSGPGSSEPSASLEDAAHAKAPLWQRLDLFGTVTGVVGLILFNFAFNQALVAGWSAVYVYVLLIVGVIFIAVFIYGESKALYPLLPTKVFNLSGSFILVSLAFGWASFGIWIFYLNLMQQIIRGYSPLFTLLTMVPAGVAGVIAAFSSAQILGRTSPAFLMLLSLLAFCLGSCLAGTAPVDVEVLPYISSCIMPFGMDMSFPAASIILSDLLPPHQQGTASSIVNTVVNYSIALGLGFAGVVETHVNDGGTNLLKGYRGAYYMGIGFAGGGVVLALVNWLLHLRASKQSQAKANAQFEADKVSSA; encoded by the coding sequence ATGTCATCTCCAGGCACAAGCATGGTCGAGGCCGTCGACAGCCCTTCCGAGCATCATGCTTTCTCAacgccgccaccgccaccactCTATAACGCTGGCAGGCTTGGCAAGATTCGACAATTCGGCGGTGTCGTAACTCTCTGTCTTGCCATGCTGCTCACCCAAGCTGCTCTAGGCCAATCGGTGCTCACAATTCGCAGCATCGCCCGTACCTTTGACGTCGAGCACTCCGACGGTCAACAGTCCTGGTTTGCCGCCGCGTTTTCGCTCACCGTCGGCACATTTGTTCTTCCCGCAGGTCGTATCGGCGATATTGTCGGTCACAAACCCAACGTGATTCTCGGCTATGCTATTCTCAGTCTCTGGTCCCTCCTCGCCGGACTTTCACACTACACCAAATCGTACGTCTTTTTCGACATTTGTAGAGCCATGCAGGGCCTCGGGTGTGCCGTGCTGTTGCccaactcgctcgccatcatggGCAGGATTTTTGCGCCTGGCACGTATGCCAAGTATCTCAGCTTTTCTTTCTTCGCTGCGACTGCTCCGAACGGCTTTCTCATCAGTGCAGTTTTCACCACTCTGATGGACATGAACGACAGCATGGGTTGGTGGTGGGGCTTTTACGTCATGACCATCACAGCGGCGCTTTTGGCAGTGGTGTGCGCTTTTGTGCTGCCCAATGAAGACGAAATGCGTGCTGTGAGTGCTTCGTGGAAGCTCAATAGCAAAGACGAAGGCAGCGGTCCGGGGTCATCCGAGCCATCAGCTTCACTCGAGGATGCCGCGCACGCCAAGGCTCCTCTATGGCAGCGACTCGACCTGTTCGGCACGGTTACAGGCGTCGTTGGTCTGATCCTCTTCAACTTTGCGTTCAATCAGGCGCTCGTGGCGGGTTGGTCAGCCGTCTACGTCTACGTCTTACTCATCGTCGGCGTGATTTTTATTGCTGTGTTTATCTACGGCGAGAGCAAGGCACTGTATCCTTTGCTTCCGACCAAGGTCTTTAATCTCTCGGGGAGCTTTATCCTTGTTTCGCTTGCTTTTGGCTGGGCAAGTTTTGGCATCTGGATCTTCTACCTCAATCTTATGCAGCAGATCATCCGGGGATACTCGCCGCTCTTTACACTGCTTACCATGGTTCCAGCGGGCGTAGCAGGTGTCATTGCCGCCTTTAGCTCAGCTCAAATTCTTGGACGCACAAGCCCAGCATTCCTCATGCTGCTTTCCCTGCTGGCCTTTTGCCTTGGAAGCTGTCTCGCCGGTACCGCTCCGGTTGACGTCGAGGTGCTGCCGTACATTTCTTCATGCATCATGCCATTCGGGATGGACATGTCGTTCccagcagccagcatcATCCTGAGCGATTTGCTGCCGCCACATCAGCAAGGCACCGCAAGCAGTATCGTTAACACGGTGGTCAACTACAGTATCGCCTTGGGTTTGGGATTTGCAGGCGTCGTTGAGACACACGTCAACGACGGAGGCACAAATCTGCTCAAAGGATACCGTGGAGCTTATTACATGGGAATCGGATTTGCGGGCGGCGGAGTGGTACTGGCTTTGGTCAACTGGCTTTTGCATCTGCGcgcaagcaagcagagTCAAGCTAAAGCTAACGCGCAGTTCGAGGCGGACAAAGTGTCCTCTGCATAA
- a CDS encoding putative alcohol dehydrogenase I, which yields MAPAATSSRSHADPREQQLQVSGQNRVAIFDKQGGPVSVKEAPIQKELKRGEALVRVIYSGVCHTDLHAMLGDWPLDNKLPLVGGHEGAGVVVALGEGADQYVKVGDRVGIKWIATSCLNCSFCRTGAEPNCPHAQCSGFSVDGSFQKYAVSYANHLSIIPDDLPLDQAAPILCAGVTVYKALKEAQLNPGQWVAIPGAGGGLGHLAIQYAVAAGYRVIAIDTGADKKQLCESLGAERFIDFKTSKNLVDDIKAATPDGFGPQAAVVAASGAAAYEQALDYIRPRGVLVAVGLPGQADIKANVFFTVFRSVRIVGSYVGNRQDAQEALDIAAAGKVRTHFRTLGLSQLPQVYDDMQSGKIAGRIVLDIDQ from the coding sequence ATGGCTCCCGCTGCTACCTCGTCCCGATCGCACGCCGACCCTCGTGAGCAACAGCTCCAGGTCTCAGGCCAGAACCGcgtcgccatctttgacaAGCAGGGTGGTCCCGTCTCGGTCAAGGAAGCACCCATCCAGAAAGAGCtcaagcgaggcgaggcgcTCGTCCGCGTCATCTACTCTGGTGTCTGCCACACCGACCTGCATGCCATGCTCGGTGACTGGCCTTTGGACAACAAACTTCCGCTCGTCGGTGGACATGAAGGTGCCggtgtcgtcgtcgcccTCGGTGAAGGTGCTGACCAGTACGTCAAGGTCGGTGACCGTGTAGGTATCAAGTGGATCGCCACTTCGTGCCTCAACTGCTCCTTCTGCAGGACGGGTGCCGAACCCAACTGCCCACACGCGCAGTGCTCTGGTTTCAGCGTCGACGGTTCCTTCCAAAAGTACGCCGTTTCGTATGCCAACCACCTTTCGATCATCCCGGACGATCTTCCTCTCGACCAGGCCGCTCCTATTCTTTGTGCTGGTGTCACAGTGTACAAGGCTCTCAAGGAAGCTCAGCTGAATCCTGGTCAGTGGGTCGCCATTCccggtgctggtggtggacTGGGACACTTGGCCATCCAGTACGCCGTCGCTGCCGGCTACCGTGTCATCGCCATTGACACGGGTGCggacaagaagcagctcTGCGAATCGCTGGGCGCTGAACGTTTCATCGACTTTAAGACGTCCAAAAACCTTGTTGACGATATCAAGGCGGCCACGCCTGACGGATTCGGTCCTCAGGCGGCTGTGGTTGCTGCCTCTGGTGCTGCCGCTTACGAACAGGCGCTCGACTACATTCGCCCGCGTGGTGTCCTGGTAGCCGTCGGCTTGCCCGGCCAGGCCGACATCAAGGCCAACGTCTTCTTCACCGTCTTCCGCTCGGTTCGTATCGTCGGCTCCTACGTCGGTAACCGACAGGACGCCCAGgaggcgctcgacatcGCAGCTGCCGGCAAGGTCAGGACTCACTTCAGGACGCTCGGTCTCTCGCAGCTCCCACAAGTCTACGATGACATGCAGAGCGGTAAGATCGCTGGCCGTATCgtgctcgacatcgaccAGTAA
- a CDS encoding putative sterol carrier protein, with protein sequence MAARKAYIVGVGMTAFTKPADRDYPVLGLEGAVKALIDAGLTYDAVEYAAAGYVYGDSTCGQRVLYQLGMTGIPIVNVNNNCSTGSSAFSLAANAVLAGQAECALAVGFEKMAPGSLSSAFTDRAAPMEGTMSQLFEIEGDKEYETEDFGPFAARIFGAAGLEYCEKYGATWDHIAEIAAKNHRHSAKNPYAQFRATPTAEQVKNARKITREVTLPMCSPTSDGGAAAVVASEAFVKKHGLEDRAIELAGLGVATDSIRLYEDRSRIELSGADMSRRAAAIAYKQAGIGPKDIQVLELHDCFAPNELVTYPALGLCAEGDAHKLVEQKLNTYNDSGKGWVVNPSGGLESKGHPLGATGLGMIKYMVDQLRGDAGALQVKNVQHALTHNIGLGGSCVVTILRRPSFYKAGVTNSAKRFGYNAGDQVKSITEEDLNKVKSKQFSDYLPADL encoded by the coding sequence ATGGCCGCACGCAAAGCTTACATCGTCGGTGTCGGCATGACCGCCTTCACCAAGCCCGCCGACCGTGATTACCCCGTGCTTGGTCTCGAAGGTGCCGTCAAGGCGCTCATCGATGCAGGTTTGACCTACGATGCTGTCGAATACGCCGCTGCTGGCTACGTTTATGGTGACTCGACTTGCGGTCAGCGTGTTCTTTACCAGCTCGGTATGACTGGCATTCCGATCGTCAATGTCAACAACAACTGCTCCACCGGTTCTAGCGCCTTCAGCCTCGCTGCCAATGCGGTTCTCGCCGGCCAGGCCGAGTGTGCGCTCGCCGTCGGTTTCGAAAAGATGGCTCCcggctcgctcagctcggctTTCACCGACCGTGCTGCTCCCATGGAGGGCACCATGTCGCAGCTCTTTGAGATCGAAGGCGACAAGGAGTACGAGACCGAAGACTTTGGTCcgtttgctgctcgtaTCTTTGGTGCAGCTGGTCTCGAGTACTGCGAAAAGTACGGTGCTACCTGGGACCACAtcgccgagatcgccgCCAAGAACCACCGTCATTCGGCCAAGAACCCTTACGCACAGTTCCGCGCCACCCCAACCGCCGAACAGGTCAAGAACGCACGAAAGATCACCCGTGAAGTGACGCTGCCCATGTGCTCGCCCACCTcggatggtggtgctgctgcagtggTCGCATCCGAAGCGTTTGTCAAGAAGCACGGTCTCGAGGACCgtgccatcgagctcgccgGTTTGGGCGTCGCCACCGACTCGATCCGTCTGTACGAGGACCGTTCGCGTATCGAGCTTTCTGGTGCTGATATGTCGCGTCGTGCCGCAGCGATCGCTTACAAACAGGCCGGCATCGGTCCCAAAGATATCCAGGTTCTCGAGTTGCACGACTGTTTTGCTCCCAATGAGCTTGTCACCTACCCTGCCCTCGGACTGTGCGCTGAAGGCGATGCGcacaagcttgtcgagcagaAGCTCAACACGTACAACGACTCCGGAAAGGGTTGGGTCGTCAACCCCTCGGGTGGTCTCGAGTCCAAGGGTCACCCTCTCGGTGCTACCGGTCTCGGCATGATCAAGTACATGGTCGACCAGCTCCGTGGCGACGCCGGTGCGCTCCAGGTCAAGAACGTCCAGCATGCGCTCACGCACAACATCGGCCTCGGCGGTAGCTGTGTTGTCACCATCCTCCGTCGTCCATCTTTCTACAAGGCGGGCGTCACCAACTCTGCCAAGCGCTTCGGCTACAATGCTGGCGACCAGGTAAAGAGCATCACCGAGGAAGATTTGAACAAggtcaagagcaagcagTTCTCCGATTACCTACCCGCCGACCTTTGA
- a CDS encoding uncharacterized protein (related to Oxidoreductase), with the protein MTTAIKEIYGRFSNIYTSFSPPAVAKRTGDGASPLRIGILGAANIAPFAIIIPAKSHPDVIISAVAARSKDRATAFAKKHNIPHVFSSYDELINDAGIDAVYNPLPNGLHYEWTLKCIAAGKHVLLEKPSTSNQAETKHLFQQAKKANVLVLEAFHYRFHPALHEFAYRLHDFMSPQNPMMAVDAYLLAPAGAVGDADIRFDHKLAGGALMDAGVYPTSAVLYTMRAAAGTWQRANWEQGIEVREARPTLFEPRVSSSQAHLNQNGDPAIDVGMEATLLVPTARPAKLPCKIETSLGRSLFTLPLLGWRVPNPGRLAPTLKATFKDGSTVELQNFVVPFFWHTIKATYRGKSASDAGVAPGTARTYKAYVPSDNSGTEQMRKAAKDGHWPNSTGEAWWSTYRYQLEAFVLAVRAVQKGTEPDQVGAINMINEDRDKSTPRVPVWVHNEESVIIMQAIDAIYEKSGLAKRVSPTSS; encoded by the coding sequence ATGACGACGGCGATCAAAGAGATTTACGGCCGCTTTTCCAACATCTACACGTCCTTCTCGCCGCCCGCAGTTGCCAAACGCACTGGCGATGGCGCCTCCCCACTCAGGATAGGCATCCTTGGTGCCGCCAACATCGCGCCGTTTGCCATCATCATTCCTGCCAAATCACACCCCGACGTCATCATCTCGGCCGTCGCTGCACGATCCAAGGACAGAGCCACCGCGTtcgccaagaagcacaaCATCCCACACGTCTTTTCGAGCTACGACGAGCTGATCAACGACgctggcatcgacgccgtcTACAACCCGCTTCCCAACGGACTGCATTACGAGTGGACGCTGAAATGCATCGCTGCCGGCAAGCACGTCTTGCTGGAAAAACCTAGCACCTCGAACCAGGCCGAAACAAAACATCTCTTCCAAcaagccaagaaggccaacGTGCTCGTCTTGGAGGCTTTCCACTATCGCTTCCATCCAGCACTTCATGAGTTTGCTTATCGTCTGCATGATTTCATGTCACCTCAGAATCCGATGATGGCGGTAGACGCGTATCTGCTCGCTCCGGCAGGCGCGGTTGGCGATGCCGATATCCGGTTTGATCACAAACTGGCAGGTGGAGCGCTGATGGATGCAGGTGTCTACCCGACCAGTGCGGTGCTGTATACCATGAGGGCTGCTGCCGGAACGTGGCAGCGAGCCAACTGGGAACAAGGCATTGAAGtgcgagaagcgagaccTACGCTGTTCGAACCACGAGTGTCTAGCTCGCAAGCGCATCTCAACCAAAATGGAGATCCGGCGATCGACGTTGGAATGGAAGCTACGCTTCTCGTGCCCACCGCTCGACCTGCCAAACTGCCATGCAAGATCGAAACGTCTCTCGGGCGATCTCTCTTCACACTGCCTTTGCTCGGATGGCGAGTTCCGAACCCGGGTCGTCTCGCGCCCACCCTGAAAGCCACTTTCAAGGACGGCAGCActgtcgagctgcaaaaCTTTGTTGTGCCTTTCTTTTGGCACACGATCAAGGCCACTTATCGCGGAAAATCCGCCTCGGACGCGGGCGTAGCGCCAGGGACAGCCCGCACCTACAAAGCGTACGTCCCCAGCGACAATTCCGGGACCGAACAGATgcgcaaagctgccaaagaCGGTCATTGGCCCAATAGTACCGGTGAGGCATGGTGGTCGACGTACCGCTATCAACTTGAGGCGTTCGTGTTGGCAGTCAGAGCGGTGCAGAAGGGTACAGAGCCCGACCAAGTGGGTGCGATCAACATGATCAATGAGGACAGAGACAAGAGTACACCCAGGGTTCCCGTCTGGGTCCACAACGAGGAGTCGGTCATTATCATGCAGGCCATCGATGCAATCTATGAAAAGTCGGGCTTGGCAAAGAGGGTCTCCCCGACGAGCTCCTAG
- a CDS encoding uncharacterized protein (related to IRC20 - putative helicase), with the protein MPPRSSAFTTCLNQSSSHGSIAANASIWPVQICESGLGSSSSTSSSEASRSRLTYVPLEQLEFEDVSFFCDFALLANLQHPHHVDRDTDLPTSQRTSAGAKRKRSPSNKDAHDSAPSAKKTGKHVTPTHEVLDQAHLIHTSCYFCIKPRDAHDTELVLSLKQALRATSSSIPLHLSPLGLSVSSCSTDRPADSIIVATLLISDPETRKPIIQLPVLNTDHFAHPHLDLGKLTNGLWLVSLINLLSTSASTGTQLSVLPDFTLDVVSTPPDYPSDRLTAGSLFLRLNIHVCAAISTQATAPLAREKIIDMARLVHFADQWPDHVDMGADVDASFVYQNLRPASLQAPEAVQHLDLVPTLLPFQKRSTAFVLGREGCVFDSHGNITKSHRIIAHDGQSNVGLWWKQVGPQLYYNWIEARFVRDPNITLHSDLKGAMLAEEMGLGKTVEAVALILLNPDPLASSRPGWYDVRNQIDVVPTKTTLIVAPESLRAQWIEEIAQHAPSLAVYSYQSRTKAESDVPEHLTWEAWAQRFDIMIISYSTLGRELSTAKSAPERSRRHQRKYERPRSPLVKLHFHRVLMDEVQMIGNSNAAETVSMISRSSSIAISGTPVKKMDDLRSCFRFLRVPGYLATNSEWQALTHPLLAPALVRVLQTIGTRHTKAQVASEMALPIQTRAVVPIDFTSIEAAFYADVWKEALSEIAYTHDGNPQTPDQQPDTVKMRHHLLLLRQACTHPQVAVTFRSGVVGSKNLRNIDEVLELMIDSTRTELHSSRTFWFGRRIHRNILVLYRRQEDQRTLAAAQFDDIEAEIYTNIAVLEHEIRAAASLGPLYQFTQQELQWEQKAETQEPRLVADLSNAKVDEDVESALEALVGDQQAFLVLKEKRKARANHITQLKSLLRNLLMKLHRLLQFVGNLYFQRGEYLDEKEKEVQPQQRTEASVTNGADTTTIKLEMVNNVKQMPNKHANTHFATSDIATIEGEHAKLVSEAQVDLKRSALDVSAMTRERQALKDKEDAAYAKAEKIRQRLLTEAREMVQIGITKLSRDQLTLDVNAVRVSDELFQSGGGLISQESYHGLSDIVDLLNRHAQVLFAWRESIIARLVRAVNRDVSLEHEDDDQYQENLDTQAEVEVLLEMYRPLLSEREKILKGSVAVGATDKPRLFKETEAAVRVARQNKLRGIAPDPETDEELLRVQQQQLEQFKKLDQERQTVSLRGNLVSLTDEAEHLKSLRDNSLRAEETELARQAYLEARRIMSDQVRFLDKLRNEEKNFLTSLFNARSQYFKEIQVISDTVRDPLFMDLEKSIQATQKQEADLITKVDELERRLRYLTHLQMVQSTDELDEAAKICNICTDPIEIGILTNKCGHVCCEKCWKEWQSQGHRTCVLCQTRVLPSEVHRIIYSSNKNATVQDAQAGPGGEERANQEAMLNGRSTSAVVKVQYHELDDSLRSSLNRLAIQGRFGSKIDHVTKHVQHILSTTGEKSLIFSSFGRGLDVVAQSLTANGIRFVRVTGAGKLGGAASKVFRSDPNVHVMLLHSEAQSSGLNLLAASHIHILEPLLNTSQELQAIGRVHRIGQTKETRIWCYYVKDTVEERILALSAYKGQSLYLEGRNTSLSDGPSTFRAFKSSPMPMRSTNGDAAELSKEDAKKWSAFGKGSITGAGGTMRGDVTSNSAELLACYFAQYLAQLGRSPANYFEPSSRASSAVDRRQATDGAMEDAVADGIVQEEDELSQMRRARLAAFEQRQATGAA; encoded by the coding sequence ATgccgccaagatcaagcgCATTCACCACATGCTTGAATCAAAGCTCCTCACACGGCTCCATTGCTGCAAACGCTTCGATATGGCCAGTACAGATCTGTGAGAGTGGCTTAGGCTCCTCTTCATCCACATCCTCCTCTGAAGCGAGTCGTAGCAGGCTCACCTACGTGCcacttgagcagctcgagttTGAAGACGTTTCCTTCTTTTGCGACTTTGCCCTTCTGGCCAACCTTCAGCATCCACAtcacgtcgatcgagatACTGATCTGCCCACATCCCAACGGACCTCAGCTGGTGCTAAACGTAAGCGATCACCTTCCAACAAAGACGCCCATGACTCTGCACCGAGCGCCAAGAAAACGGGAAAACATGTGACACCCACCCATGAGGTGCTTGACCAGGCACATCTGATTCACACAAGCTGCTACTTTTGTATCAAGCCTCGCGACGCCCATGACACTGAACTTGTCCTCAGTCTCAAGCAGGCGCTTCGAGCCACGTCATCGTCCATACCACTACATCTCTCCCCTCTCGGTCTTTCtgtctcgagctgctcaacagaCCGTCCAGCCGACAGCATCATTGTTGCAACTCTGCTCATCTCCGATCCAGAAACGCGCAAACCCATCATCCAACTTCCGGTGTTGAACACCGATCACTTTGCCCACCCCCATCTCGATCTGGGCAAGCTTACCAACGGCCTGTGGCTCGTATCTTTGATAAACCTCCTCTCGACCAGTGCCTCGACAGGTACCCAGCTATCCGTTCTGCCTGACTTCACCCTCGATGTGGTTTCGACTCCTCCCGATTATCCATCCGATCGCCTCACCGCCGGCTCCCTCTTTCTCAGGCTCAACATACACGTTTGTGCTGCCATTTCCACACAAGCCACCGCCCCATTGGCCCGCGAAAAAATCATAGACATGGCCAGGCTTGTACACTTTGCCGACCAATGGCCCGATCACGTCGACATGGGTGCAGACGTCGACGCCAGCTTTGTCTACCAGAATCTGCGTCCAGCTTCGCTTCAAGCTCCAGAGGCTGTccagcatctcgatctcgtcccCACCTTGCTACCCTTCCAGAAGCGCTCAACTGCATTCGTTCTCGGGCGCGAAGGCTGCGTGTTTGATTCACACGGTAACATTACAAAGAGCCACAGAATCATCGCACATGATGGCCAGAGCAACGTCGGTCTCTGGTGGAAGCAAGTTGGTCCTCAGCTATACTACAACTGGATTGAGGCGCGTTTCGTTCGAGACCCCAATATAACGCTACACAGCGACCTCAAAGGAGCCATGCTCGCCGAAGAAATGGGTCTAGGAAAGACGGTAGAAGCCGTGGCTCTCATTCTGCTCAATCCCGACCCTTTGGCCTCCTCCCGTCCGGGTTGGTACGATGTGCGTAATCAGATCGACGTAGTGCCCACCAAGACCACCCTCATTGTCGCACCCGAGTCACTGCGTGCACAGTGGATCGAAGAGATTGCCCAGCATGCGCCATCGCTTGCCGTTTACTCGTATCAGAGCAGGACCAAGGCTGAAAGCGACGTACCCGAGCATCTCACCTGGGAGGCCTGGGCGCAACGATTCGACATTATGATCATCTCGTATAGCACGCTTGGCAGAGAACTCAGCACCGCCAAGAGTGCTCCTGAgcgctctcgtcgtcacCAACGCAAGTACGAACGCCCTCGTAGCCCGCTCGTTAAGCTACATTTTCATCGTGTGCTCATGGACGAGGTACAGATGATCGGTAACTCCAACGCAGCCGAAACGGTATCCATGATttcgcgcagctcgtccattGCTATCTCCGGTACACCTGTCAAAAAGATGGACGATCTCCGATCGTGCTTCCGCTTCCTTCGTGTCCCAGGTTATCTCGCCACCAACAGCGAGTGGCAAGCACTTACACATCCCTTGCTTGCACCTGCCCTTGTACGCGTGTTGCAGACCATCGGTACGCGCCACACCAAGGCGCAAGTGGCTTCAGAGATGGCGCTTCCAATTCAAACTCGCGCAGTGGTTCCGATCGATTtcacctcgatcgaggCTGCATTCTACGCAGATGTCTGGAAAGAAGCTCTCTCGGAGATCGCGTATACACACGACGGCAATCCCCAAACCCCTGACCAGCAACCTGATACTGTCAAGATGCGCCACCACCTACTACTCTTGCGCCAGGCCTGCACCCATCCACAAGTTGCCGTCACGTTTCGTTCTGGTGTCGTCGGCTCCAAGAACCTCCGTAACATCGATgaggtgctcgagctgatgATTGACTCGACTCGCACCGAGCTTCACAGTAGCCGCACGTTCTGGTTCGGTCGTCGCATCCATCGAAACATCCTCGTCCTATATCGCCGCCAAGAGGATCAGCGTACcctcgcagctgcacagTTTGATGACATCGAGGCCGAAATTTACACGAATATCGCCGTACTCGAGCACGAGATTCGTGCGGCGGCCAGCCTCGGCCCCCTCTATCAATTCACGCAACAAGAATTGCAATGGGAGCAAAAGGCCGAAACGCAAGAGCCAAGGCTGGTCGCAGATCTCTCAAACGCCAAAGTGGATGAAGATGTCGAAAGTGCCTTGGAAGCACTCGTTGGCGATCAACAGGCCTTCCTTGTTCTTAAGGAGAAACGAAAAGCCAGAGCCAACCACATCACTCAGCTCAAATCTCTGCTCCGCAATCTGCTCATGAAGCTCCATCGCCTCTTGCAATTCGTAGGCAATCTGTACTTTCAACGAGGAGAATATTTGgacgagaaagagaaagaagTCCAGCCACAACAGCGAACAGAAGCTTCAGTCACGAACGGTGCCGATACCACCACtatcaagctcgagatggtTAACAATGTCAAACAAATGCCTAACAAGCATGCCAATACACATTTCGCAACTTCAGACATCGCCACGATTGAAGGAGAGCATGCGAAATTAGTCAGCGAGGCCCAGGTTGATCTAAAGCGGTCAGCTTTAGATGTATCAGCGATGACTCGCGAACGTCAAGCTCTCAAGGACAAAGAGGATGCTGCCTACGCCAAGGCCGAAAAGATTCGTCAACGTCTGCTCACGGAAGCCCGCGAAATGGTCCAGATAGGGATCACTAAGCTCAGTCGCGACCAGCTCACACTGGACGTCAATGCCGTTCGAGTATCAGACGAGCTTTTCCAAAGTGGCGGTGGCCTTATCAGCCAAGAGTCATACCATGGCTTATCCGATATCGTAGATCTGCTCAATAGACACGCTCAAGTGCTGTTTGCATGGCGCGAAAGCATCATCGCTCGTTTAGTGCGTGCGGTAAACCGCGATGTGAGCCTCGAGcacgaggacgacgaccagTATCAGGAGAACCTGGACACGCAAGCCGAGGTTGAAGTGCTGCTCGAAATGTATCGCCCGCTCTTGTCCGAGCGTGAAAAGATTCTCAAGGGTAGTGTAGCTGTTGGAGCTACCGACAAACCGCGGCTGTTCAAAGAGACCGAAGCGGCTGTTCGGGTGGCTCGGCAAAACAAGCTCAGAGGTATCGCACCGGACCCAGAAACCGACGAGGAGCTTCTGCGGgtgcagcaacagcagctggaGCAATTTAAGAAGCTagatcaagagcgccaaACTGTGTCGCTGCGGGGCAATTTGGTGTCCTTGACCGATGAGGCCGAGCATCTCAAATCTCTACGCGACAACAGCCTTCGTGCTGAAGAGACCGAACTAGCTAGGCAGGCATATCTCGAGGCAAGACGCATCATGAGCGACCAAGTTAGATTCCTAGACAAGCTCAGAAACGAGGAGAAGAATTTTTTGACATCGCTCTTCAACGCGCGCAGTCAATACTTTAAAGAAATCCAGGTCATCTCAGACACGGTGCGCGATCCTCTCTTTATGGATCTGGAGAAGAGTATCCAAGCGACGCAGAAGCAAGAGGCTGATCTGATCACCAAAGtggacgagctcgaacGGCGATTGCGATACTTGACGCATCTGCAGATGGTGCAATCGAcagacgagctggacgaaGCGGCCAAGATCTGCAATATCTGCACAGATCCGATCGAGATAGGCATCCTTACCAACAAGTGCGGTCACGTTTGCTGCGAGAAATGTTGGAAAGAGTGGCAGTCGCAAGGCCACCGCACCTGCGTTCTATGTCAGACGAGGGTGTTACCCAGCGAGGTCCACCGCATCATctacagcagcaacaagaaTGCGACAGTCCAAGACGCGCAGGCGGGGCCGGGAGGTGAGGAACGCGCAAACCAAGAAGCGATGCTAAATGGCCGCAGCACTTCAGCCGTGGTAAAGGTACAGTAtcacgagctcgacgactcGCTGCGATCCTCTTTGAATCGGCTTGCGATCCAAGGCCGTTTTGGCTCCAAGATCGACCATGTCACCAAACACGTGCAACACATCCTCAGCACCACGGGCGAAAAATCGCTCATCTTTTCGTCATTTGGACGAGGACTTGATGTGGTAGCCCAATCTTTGACGGCCAATGGCATTCGGTTCGTGCGTGTTACCGGAGCGGGCAAGCTCGGTGGTGCAGCATCCAAGGTGTTTCGCAGCGACCCCAACGTTCACGTCATGCTTCTCCACTCGGAAGCGCAGAGCTCGGGTCTCAACCTGCTCGCTGCCTCGCACATTCACATTCTCGAGCCGTTGCTCAACACGAGCCAGGAGCTGCAGGCGATCGGGCGGGTGCATCGAATCGGACAAACCAAGGAGACTAGAATTTGGTGCTACTATGTCAAAGATACGGTTGAAGAGAGGATCTTGGCTTTGTCGGCGTACAAGGGGCAGAGCCTTTATCTTGAAGGTCGTAACACGAGCTTGTCCGATGGACCCAGCACGTTCCGTGCCTTCAAGTCGTCGCCCATGCCCATGCGCTCGACAAATGGCGACGCCGCCGAACTCTCGAAAGAAGACGCCAAGAAGTGGTCGGCTTTTGGCAAAGGTAGCATAACTGGAGCTGGCGGGACTATGCGCGGCGACGTGACGAGCAACAGCGCCGAGTTGCTGGCTTGTTACTTTGCTCAGTACTTGGCACAGCTCGGCCGATCGCCGGCAAACTATTTCGAGCCGTCGTCCCGGGCGAGCTCAGCTGTCGATCGCCGTCAGGCCACTGACGGGGCGATGGAGGATGCTGTCGCTGACGGCATCGTccaggaggaggacgagctCAGCCAGATGCGAAGAGCAAGGCTGGCAGCATTTGAGCAACGTCAGGCGACCGGTGCAGCGTGA